The Vitis vinifera cultivar Pinot Noir 40024 chromosome 16, ASM3070453v1 DNA segment CCGCCACCGATGATAGGTGCTACTAACTTGTTTTCTTGTTATATGGTCATAAACTAAGCATTAGTATATTTTCATAGATATTTTTTGCAGTTATTTGAACTAATAAAACAGCCACTTAGAAGATTCCAAACCATAATGACTCAGTTTGGCAAGGAAATGGGAAAGCTAGGATGGATGGTGGTGCTTTAGCCCCCATCACCATTGAAGTATTTATACAAGTGGCCGGGACTTGGGAGGAGCACAAGCTTTTCAAAGCAAAAGAAATTTCTTTCagatattaaataattgaagtaAAGAGAGATCTTGATCACAAGTCTTGAAAGTTAGTTTATATGCGTTTACCCCGTAGTCTAAGTCCACATGTTTGAACGGTGTCCAACTAAGACCACTTGTTTGAATGGTGTCCAATTAATTGCTTTACTTTATTGTTCCCTTCGAGTGGCAGTCCATTTGGACAAATTCAAAGGAGCCTTACGTTTTTCACTTACATTTATGTCATGGAGGATGCAGAAAATGCATCAAAGTAATTGATATTGGAGGAAAATCATCTTCTATGAAGTAGTAAAATAttggttaaaagaaaaaactgaTCTTTGTGTTCTCTGTGGAATTTTGACTGGACAAAATATGAGAGCCCTTGCAATGATTGTTATATGTTGAAAGATGTTTCAAATTTCTACTTggagttaatatttttttttgtaatttttttttatattcatatctcattgtaatattagattttaatataaaataaataaaataattaaaatatatttattaatattatagatCATGATaagaaaaagttatgaaataaatatCAACTTGGAAATATCATACCTACTGAGAGGATGTATGGGAGACACGTAGGGGAGGAATAAACTGCATTTCGTTTTTGTCATCCCTAATATTTGGAATGAATCTAACTTTTGGATTGTTTTATGTCCGCTGGAGCAGCAATATACGTATTTCCTTCTTTGAACTCTTCCTCTACTGGGTTGTTCAGCAATCATGAGAAAATTGAAAGCAATTCTAGGTGTTCTCTTGCTTTGGTTTCTGTGCTCAACAATTTTAAGGTCATGCAGGGCAAACAACTTGGTTTGTAATGAAAAGGAGAAACAAGCCCTTCTGAGCTTCAAACACGCTCTTCTTCACCCTGCAAACCAGCTGTCTTCTTGGTCTATTAAAGAAGACTGTTGTGGATGGCGAGGAGTCCACTGTAGCAATGTGACTGCTCGAGTTCTCAAGCTCGAACTGGCTGATATGAATTTGGGAGGTGAGATTAGTCCTGCTTTGCTcaaattagaatttttggatCACTTAGACTTGAGCTCGAATGATTTTAGAGGTTCTCCCTTTCCAAGTTTTTTGGGTTCCATGGGGAGTCTAAAATTTCTGGACCTCTCCTATACTTATTTTGGTGGACTAGCTCCTCCTCAGCTTGGAAATCTCTCCAAACTTCTCCACCTGAATCTGGGACATAGTGGGCTTTATGTTGAAAACTTGAATTGgatttctcatctttcttcTTTGAAATACTTATACATGGATGGGATTGACCTTCATAGGGGACGCCATTGGCTTGAACCCATAGGTATGCTCCCTTCCCTTTTAGAGCTGCACTTGTCCAATTGTCAACTTGATGGCAATATGACTTCATCTCTCGGGTATGTCAATTTCACATCTCTCACAGTCCTTGATCTTTCTGAGAACAAAATCAATCAAGAAATGCCAAATTGGTTGTTTAATCTCAGTAGTCTTGCTTCTTTAAGTCTATCAGATAATCAATTCAAGGGGCAAATTCCAGAGTCCTTGGGGCACTTCAAATATCTAGAATATCTTGATCTTTCTTCTAATTCCTTTCATGGCCCTATTCCTACATCCATAGGAAACTTATCCTCCTTGAGGGAATTAAATCTTTATTATAATCGGTTAAATGGTACTCTTCCTACGAGTATGGGGCGTCTTTCAAATTTGATGGCCTTGGCTCTGGGACATGACTCCTTGACCGGTGCTATATCAGAAGCACATTTTACAACACTTTCAAACTTGAAGACAGTACAGATATCAGAGACATCCTTATTTTTCAATGTGAAATCCAATTGGACTCCTCCTTTTCAGCTTCAATTTCTGTTAATTTCTTCTTGCAAGATAGGTCCCAAGTTTCCGGCATGGCTGCAGACCCAAAAGTCTCTTTCCTATCTAGACTTTTCCGCGTCAGGAATTGAGGACACAGCTCCGAACTGGTTCTGGAAGTTCGCCTCATACATCCAACAGATCCATCTCTCTAATAACCAGATATCTGGGGACTTACTCCAAGTTGTACTAAACAATGCTATCATCGATTTGAGTTCTAATTGCTTCTCAGGTCGGTTACCATGTCTCTCTCCGAATGTTGTTGTGTTGAATATTGCTAACAATTCATTTTCGGGACCGATTTCCCCTTTCATGTGCCAAAAGATGAATGGAACAAGTCAATTGGAGGTCCTTGACATATCAATTAATGCTTTATCCGGGGAAATTTCTGATTGTTGGATGCATTGGCAATCTCTTACTCATATAAATATGGGAAGCAACAATCTATCTGGTAAAATCCCCAATTCCATGGGTTCTTTGGTTGGACTTAAAGCATTGAGCTTGCACAACAATTCCTTCTATGGAGATGTACCTTCATCACTAGAGAACTGCAAGGTTTTGGGGCTGATAAATCTAAGTGACAATAAATTTTCGGGGATTATACCCAGGTGGATTGTTGAGAGGACAACTGTAATGGTTATCCATTTAAGAACCAATAAATTCAACGGCATTATTCCTCCACAAATATGTCAACTTTCTTCTCTTATAGTATTGGATTTAGCTGATAATAGTCTATCAGGAGAGATACCGAAGTGCTTGAATAATTTCAGTGCTATGGCTGAAGGACCTATCCGGGGTCAGTATGATATTTTGTATGATGCTTTGGAAGCAGAGTATGATTATGAATCTTACATGGAAAGTCTTGTTTTAGATATAAAGGGGAGGGAATCAGAGTATAAAGAGATTCTTAAATATGTTAGGGCCATCGACCTTTCAAGTAACAATTTATCAGGATCAATCCCAGTTGAAATCTTTAGTCTCTCCGGATTGCAACTTCTAAACTTATCTTGCAATCATTTAAGGGGAATGATATCAGCGAAAATTGGAGGCATGGAATACTTAGAATCTTTGGATCTCTCTAGAAACCATCTTTCAGGTGAAATTCCTCAAAGCATTGCCAATTTAACATTTCTTAGTTATCTGAACGTGTCGTACAACAAATTTTCTGGAAAAATTCCTTCAAGTACCCAGCTTCAAAGCTTGGATCCACTTTATTTCTTTGGCAATGCTGAACTGTGTGGAGCTCCTCTTTCGAAAAATTGCACAAAAGATGAAGAGCCTCAAGATACAAACACCAATGAAGAAAGTGGAGAACATCCTGAAATCGCATGGTTTTACATTGGCATGGGAACAGGATTTGTTGTGGGGTTCTGGGGAGTTTGTGGAGCTCTCTTTTTCAAAAGATCTTGGAGGCATGCTTATTTTCGGGTtcttgatgacatgaaagacagGGTCTATGTGGTTATAGCATTAAGGTTGAAATGGTTGCAAAACAACCTGAGAAGATACTTTCTCggtaaggggaaaaaaaaacatattttcattacCTCATGTAAAGTTTTgcttcaaattcaattttcctcTAAACACTCATTTGTTCTTGTCGATGCTGTAGGTTCTGCCATTTTATCCCTGTTTCATCGTGTACTTAATTGAATGTATTTGTCTCAGACGAcatgaattttgtttttgacaGATTTACGATGTTTAAGGGGTCGCAGCGAAAGAGAGAAGGTAATGGATGGTGGTGGAACTTGAAGAAACTGGGGAAAACATTCCAGGTGGATGTCTTCTTAACCCTTTTAACCCGATATTTTCTTATTGTACTAGTGTTCTGATGCCTCTAAAATGAAAGAAGAGGAGaagattgaagaagaaaagtaacttgtcatttcaaaatttgtattattcCATTGCCAAACTAAACCTTTCTATTAGTTCATTATAACCtggttttaaatatttgcaGGGAGCACATAACCTCATCAAGGTGACATGTTTCCACAACTTCAGCACTGAGACGCCTCAAGATTTTGCTCTCAAGTCTGCAGCATTTAGAATTGCTCTTCTAATTATCAACTTGGTGGTGTTGTTATGGATATTATACTTTATTCTATGTTATTTGCTGTTATGTACGTTATACTAGCTAGGTTACTTCTTGTTATATATCATCATAAGATGAGCATTCAGATATTTTCATGGATATCATTTGCAGGTATTTCAGCTAATAAAACAGCCACTTAGAAGTTTCGAAATCATATTGACTCAGTTTTGCTAGAAATAGAGTAACAAAGAGCAAAATGAGGAAACTAAGATGGTGGTGCTTTAGCTCCATCCCCATTGAAATGTTAATAGAATTGGGATTTGGGGGAAGCACAAGCTTAATTTTCAAAGCCAAGGAAATCTTTTTCagatattaaattattgaagtAAAGAGAGATCTTCACAAGTCTTGATAGTTTGTTTCCTAGAGTTTACCCGATGGTCTAAGTCCACAAATTTGAATGGTACTC contains these protein-coding regions:
- the LOC100257448 gene encoding receptor-like protein EIX2, which produces MRKLKAILGVLLLWFLCSTILRSCRANNLVCNEKEKQALLSFKHALLHPANQLSSWSIKEDCCGWRGVHCSNVTARVLKLELADMNLGGEISPALLKLEFLDHLDLSSNDFRGSPFPSFLGSMGSLKFLDLSYTYFGGLAPPQLGNLSKLLHLNLGHSGLYVENLNWISHLSSLKYLYMDGIDLHRGRHWLEPIGMLPSLLELHLSNCQLDGNMTSSLGYVNFTSLTVLDLSENKINQEMPNWLFNLSSLASLSLSDNQFKGQIPESLGHFKYLEYLDLSSNSFHGPIPTSIGNLSSLRELNLYYNRLNGTLPTSMGRLSNLMALALGHDSLTGAISEAHFTTLSNLKTVQISETSLFFNVKSNWTPPFQLQFLLISSCKIGPKFPAWLQTQKSLSYLDFSASGIEDTAPNWFWKFASYIQQIHLSNNQISGDLLQVVLNNAIIDLSSNCFSGRLPCLSPNVVVLNIANNSFSGPISPFMCQKMNGTSQLEVLDISINALSGEISDCWMHWQSLTHINMGSNNLSGKIPNSMGSLVGLKALSLHNNSFYGDVPSSLENCKVLGLINLSDNKFSGIIPRWIVERTTVMVIHLRTNKFNGIIPPQICQLSSLIVLDLADNSLSGEIPKCLNNFSAMAEGPIRGQYDILYDALEAEYDYESYMESLVLDIKGRESEYKEILKYVRAIDLSSNNLSGSIPVEIFSLSGLQLLNLSCNHLRGMISAKIGGMEYLESLDLSRNHLSGEIPQSIANLTFLSYLNVSYNKFSGKIPSSTQLQSLDPLYFFGNAELCGAPLSKNCTKDEEPQDTNTNEESGEHPEIAWFYIGMGTGFVVGFWGVCGALFFKRSWRHAYFRVLDDMKDRVYVVIALRLKWLQNNLRRYFLDLRCLRGRSEREKVMDGGGT